The following are encoded in a window of Peromyscus leucopus breed LL Stock chromosome X, UCI_PerLeu_2.1, whole genome shotgun sequence genomic DNA:
- the LOC114708599 gene encoding LOW QUALITY PROTEIN: NADH dehydrogenase [ubiquinone] iron-sulfur protein 8, mitochondrial-like (The sequence of the model RefSeq protein was modified relative to this genomic sequence to represent the inferred CDS: inserted 1 base in 1 codon): MYRLTSVMLPRALAQAMRTGHLSGQSLHSSAVAATYKYVNVSELEMDMKSVTDRAAQTLLWTELFRGLGMTLSYLFREPATINYPFEXGPLSPCFRGEHALCRYPSGEEHCIACKLYEAICPAQAITIEAEPRADGSRRTTRYDIDMTKCIYCGFCQEACPVDTIVEGPNFEFSTETHEELLYNKEKLLNNGDKWEAEISANIQADYLYRWPGHLARSCSPCCP; the protein is encoded by the exons ATGTACCGTCTGACCTCAGTCATGCTACCACGGGCCTTGGCCCAGGCCATGCGCACAGGACATCTCAGTGGCCAAAGCCTCCACAGCAGTGCAGTGGCAGCCACCTACAAGTATGTGAATGTGTCAGAGTTAGAGATGGACATGAAGTCTGTGACTGACCGTGCAGCCCAGACTCTGTTGTGGACAGAACTCTTCCGAGGACTGGGCATGACCCTGAGCTACCTCTTTCGGGAGCCTGCCACCATCAACTACCCATTTG AGGGCCCACTGAGTCCATGCTTCCGTGGGGAACACGCATTGTGCCGCTACCCATCCGGGGAGGAACACTGCATTGCCTGCAAGCTCTATGAGGCCATCTGTCCTGCACAGGCCATCACCATTGAGGCTGAGCCAAGAGCCGATGGCAGCCGCCGGACCACACGCTATGACATCGACATGACCAAGTGTATCTACTGCGGTTTCTGCCAGGAGGCCTGCCCTGTTGACACCATCGTGGAGGGCCCCAACTTTGAGTTCTCCACCGAGACTCATGAGGAGTTGCTTTACAACAAGGAGAAGTTGCTGAATAATGGGGACAAGTGGGAGGCTGAGATCTCCGCCAACATCCAGGCTGACTACCTGTACCGGTGGCCTGGTCACTTGGCTCGGTCCTGTAGCCCCTGCTGCCCATAA